From one Bombus affinis isolate iyBomAffi1 chromosome 9, iyBomAffi1.2, whole genome shotgun sequence genomic stretch:
- the LOC126920139 gene encoding mediator of RNA polymerase II transcription subunit 13 isoform X3 encodes MTHPSHQTNGASLEDCHTNFFALTDLCGIKWKKLVWGEVAGDFGGTPLEDPVLSSFSRCLAGDILCVWRRVAATPATSGPATASATGAGIFDLGIAPSPAPPPLSLTAAKELWIFWYGEEPDLSGLVSPELIACESEQGSWESGLSYECRSLLFKALHNLIERCLLSRDFVRLGKWFVQPYDGFEKHRCSSTIYSSHLSFSFAFFVHGESTVCASVDVRQHPAVRHLTRTCLQRTQTSQSGVKVILAPYGLAGTLTGPVGRTDSQLLEEWKHFYPINGSNVEAGLPSLVEVLVGGVRMRYPSCYVLVTDMDDTPPDTALSPPNSPASYEHPLLSQQDIRAATELPERVWAECTLSSPISASKTESSTEPGTWTFIDPTQKSSCTCSKYATPGGWKSLASSQVQRERVDKGGRRVVPFHRRSTTQWDACPSVPANAPRSVLNRTEAPSTPPGGPPSYSRGPPTGGDCLPVPSVGSPGSPAPSPLPTPHSEPASVPPAEPTMPTLSPQPPPSHTNTAPPLTPSQGPKSISSACNNQVHSPAPGPTLKRPVLASRECEDIYLENEQSLPWLYDYSTQEAWLNHPVKRFKESNTSPVNVRSNTLYPPMNSQVPQSQTPKLEIKQEPNVNVGDCIGRRTDPYEFDATGEENGTSVDGLRRPRDDPTKPGSLFTSEGLQASYKDLDQIFDNSDPDTSSDETNLNQLQVQTPPESNRSGGLHEETRVDANNRHNNRGVGVLRPEELSKMFPTPPSLEHNPVASPCQLNDSLMDQTELSVPQRPLRHLPDIYPNMGSPQEEPIDDWSYVFKPTSICKMVGSSKYAPLTNLPSQSLPPVTLPSHCVYRSSWQCNSTSNNSDKPLPPTRPGSVQQQQQQPCPPSPAPLGAPYRSATISGRPPPPPYDQPSPATSTTSSYLNKNLNSIEADTPGPTRAPESNSLIVNILLGDTVLNIFRDHNFDSCSLCVCNAGPKVVGNIKGADAGVYLTHSWSGGALFQDDDQIRCSCGFSAVVNRRLAHQAGLFYEDEMEITGIAEDPAEKKKASLIAVACGGGKPSEGLDVIPPNVLELLREQCLIIQSSASSLYRASRIYSSMKSYPMLTPTVNMLEFNDGNEVSLAALDQGKINGTHNERTNRVIGVHRWVFLRAKGPQCSGDIVRMMRALQPLLQDAVQKKCTTRMWEAPYTVAGPLTWRQFHRLAGRGTDDRCEPQPIPALVVGYDRDWLSLSPYALSYWEKLLLEPYAGPRDVAYVVVAPDNDCVINKVKSFFRELSTTYEICRLGRHTPISKALRDGILRVGKASMQKQVKQPIDDWFKLLGENQLGELLRLYAQVCNHRLAPYLTQVIQDRSLLDPGDSQPTNKQQQPQTTIPVTDTMPATPDVMTNKPESVEGENPRSETPSSNTTTNTNSNTGNTTPTSQTATIHTNTTSGPDEEEIEPPAIVVYLVEPFSLGGPEDADRRRLAILALLRAYSTAVNSMPENLRSNINVQIISLESIMELGRARERRKIQDEMRALALNVFLQGRRLLNHNSTVKSLTGFGTAAAADIFLKSKDERNRAPYRLYSPAYVLAPLRAKSEAPESFGIAGPEECAVLYLSYCLSEDQSWLLAVATDDRGEIFETATINIDIPNRKRRKRASARRIGLQKLMDFILGVMSQGVQPWRLVVGRVGRIGHGELKGWSWLLSRKALLKASKHLKEICGQCSLLYPSAAPCVLSACLVSLEPDSTLRLMADQFTPDERFSQASVNCQLSTPQDVTCTHILVFPTSATTQSSQTAFQEQHINGPELGDDELFSALNDDMPEGMEGMGDFNDIFNVWPEAGAGGGQSPGGSPHRPEGSPLGGDGGGSGLGNHDGPGSPFPCSNTPRVAVAEQAEEVGTLLQQPLALGYLVSTAPTGRMPPWFWSACPHLEGVCPVFLKNALHLHSPAIQQNSDDLLQQQSALTAHPLDSQYTTDVLRYVLEGYNALSWLAVDANTKDRLSCLPVHVQALMQLYHAAAALV; translated from the exons ATGACGCATCCGTCGCATCAAACGAACGGCGCTAGCCTGGAGGACTGCCACACGAATTTCTTCGCACTG ACGGATCTGTGCGGCATCAAATGGAAGAAGCTCGTGTGGGGCGAAGTAGCCGGCGATTTCGGGGGCACCCCCCTCGAAGACCCGGTGTTATCGAGCTTCTCGCGGTGCCTCGCGGGTGACATTCTCTGCGTGTGGCGACGAGTCGCCGCTACACCGGCTACCTCCGGCCCAGCAACCGCCTCAGCAACCGGAGCTGGAATCTTCGACCTAGGCATTGCACCCTCGCCCGCACCGCCACCCCTTTCCCTTACTGCCGCTAAGGAACTCTGGATTTTCTGGTATGGCGAGGAACCTGATCTCTCTGGTCTGGTGTCACCGGAACTCATCGCGTGTG AAAGTGAACAGGGTTCTTGGGAAAGCGGATTATCGTATGAGTGCCGATCACTTCTTTTCAAGGCTCTGCATAACTTAATCGAACGGTGCTTACTATCTCGTGATTTTGTTCGCCTTGGAAAGTGGTTCGTACAACCTTATGATGGATTCGAGAAACACCGTTGCAGTAG TACCATTTACAGTAGCCACCTGTCCTTCTCCTTTGCATTTTTTGTGCATGGAGAAAGCACTGTATGTGCAAGTGTGGATGTCAGGCAGCATCCTGCTGTGAGACATCTTACAAGGACTTGCTTACAACGCACCCAAACTTCCCAGTCTGGTGTCAAAG TAATACTAGCTCCTTATGGACTAGCAGGTACATTAACTGGCCCAGTGGGACGTACAGATAGTCAACTCCTTGAAGAATGGAAACATTTTTATCCGATTAATGGCAGTAATGTAGAAGCAGGACTTCCATCTCTAGTAGAAGTGCTTGTTGGTGGTGTTCGCATGCGTTATCCCTCATGTTATGTCCTGGTCACAGATATGGACGATACTCCACCTGATACTGCTCTTTCTCCACCAAATAGTCCTGCTAGTTACGAACATCCTCTCTTGAGTCAGCAGGATATACGTGCGGCTACCGAATTACCAGAACGTGTATGGGCAGAATGTACTTTGAGTTCACCAATTTCTGCTTCCAAGACAGAATCTTCCACGGAACCTGGAACCTGGACCTTCATTGATCCAACACAAAAGTCTTCCTGTACCTGTTCAAA GTATGCCACCCCCGGGGGTTGGAAGAGCCTGGCCTCCTCTCAGGTTCAGAGGGAGAGAGTAGATAAAGGTGGACGGAGGGTCGTACCGTTTCATCGACGCTCTACCACCCAGTGGGATGCTTGCCCCTCTGTCCCTGCTAATGCCCCCAG GTCTGTATTGAACAGAACAGAAGCGCCAAGTACACCACCAGGCGGACCTCCTTCTTATTCAAGGGGACCACCAACAGGAGGAGATTGTCTACCAGTTCCATCTGTTGGCTCACCAGGATCTCCTGCACCTTCACCTCTTCCAACTCCACATTCCGAGCCAGCATCAGTTCCACCAGCAGAGCCTACAATGCCTACTCTTAGTCCTCAACCACCACCCAGTCATACAAACACTGCCCCACCACTAACCCCTTCTCAAGGCCCAAAATCAATTTCCTCTGCATGCAATAATCAAGTGCATAGTCCAGCCCCTGGACCAACATTAAAACGACCAGTCTTAGCCTCTAGAGAATGTGAGGATATATATCTAGAAAACGAACAGTCATTACCTTGGCTCTATGATTATTCAACGCAAGAAGCATGGCTTAATCATCCTGTAAAGCGTTTTAAGGAATCTAATACCAGTCCAGTCAATGTCAGGAGCAATACATTATATCCACCAATGAATTCTCAGGTTCCTCAATCTCAAACACCCAAATTAGAGATTAAGCAAGAACCAAATGTCAATGTT GGAGATTGCATTGGAAGAAGAACGGATCCGTATGAGTTTGATGCAACAGGCGAAGAAAATGGCACAAGTGTTGATGGACTTAGACGGCCAAGAGATGATCCTACTAAACCAGGATCATTATTTACTAGTGAAGGTCTTCAAGCATCCTATAAAGATTTAGATCAAATCTTTGATAATTCCGATCCTGACACTTCGAGCGATGAAACC aatttaaACCAGCTTCAAGTACAAACTCCCCCAGAGTCGAATAGATCTGGTGGACTACATGAAGAGACCAGAGTAGATGCCAATAATAGACATAATAACCGGGGAGTTGGCGTGTTACGACCAGAAGAACTTTCCAAAATGTTTCCGACGCCACCATCCTTAGAGCATAATCCTGTTGCTTCACCTTGTCAGTTAAACGACTCTTTAATGGACCAGACGGAACTTTCTGTACCTCAACGACCACTTAGGCATCTCCCCGACATTTATCCGAACATGGGATCTCCTCAAGAAGAACCAATCGATGATTGGTCCTACGTGTTCAAACCTACATCTATTTGTAAGATGGTTGGTTCTTCCAAATATGCTCCACTCACAAATCTGCCCAGCCAATCTCTACCACCTGTTACACTGCCATCGCACTGCGTATATAGATCTTCTTGGCAGTGCAACTCTACTTCCAACAATTCAGATAAACCACTTCCACCAACTAGACCTGGTTCAgttcaacaacaacaacaacagccaTGCCCTCCGAGTCCAGCACCATTGGGAGCACCATATCGCTCAGCAACTATATCCGGAAGACCACCGCCGCCACCATATGATCAGCCAAGTCCAGCTACATCTACCACTTCTTCTTACCTGAACAAAAATTTAAATAGCATCGAAGCAGACACACCAGGCCCTACTCGTGCGCCAGAATCGAACTCTCTCATAGTGAATATCCTCTTAGGTGACACTGTGCTTAATATCTTCCGTGATCACAATTTTGATAGTTGCAGTCTCTGTGTGTGCAATGCAGGTCCAAAAGTTGTTGGTAATATTAAAGGTGCAGACGCTGGTGTGTATCTTACGCACTCATGGTCAGGCGGAGCACTGTTTCAAGATGATGATCAGATTAGGTGCAGTTGTGGCTTTAGTGCGGTTGTAAATCGACGGTTAGCTCATCAAGCTGGCTTGTTCTACGAAGATGAGATGGAAATTACTGGCATTGCAGAGGATCCAGCAGAGAAGAAAAAAGCGTCTCTAATCGCTGTGGCCTGTGGAGGAGGCAAACCGTCGGAAGGTTTAGACGTGATACCACCTAATGTGTTAGAATTGCTCAGAGAACAGTGCCTGATCATACAGAGCTCTGCAAGCAGTCTTTACAGAGCATCCAGGATCTATTCCTCAATGAAGAGCTACCCGATGCTTACGCCTACTGTGAATATGTTGGAATTCAATGATGGTAATGAAGTGTCACTAGCAGCTCTCGATCAGGGTAAAATTAATGGTACGCACAATGAAAGAACTAATCGGGTAATTGGAGTGCATCGATGGGTGTTCCTTAGAGCAAAAGGACCTCAGTGCAGTGGTGATATCGTGAGAATGATGAGAGCTCTACAACCACTATTGCAAGATGCTGTGCAGAAAAAATGTACAACTCGAATGTGGGAGGCACCATATACCGTTGCAGGTCCCTTGACTTGGAGACAATTCCATCGTTTAGCTGGTCGCGGAACTGATGATCGCTGTGAACCTCAACCAATACCTGCATTAGTTGTTGGATATGACCGAGATTGGCTGTCTTTATCACCTTATGCTTTAAGTTACTGGGAGAAACTACTTTTGGAGCCATATGCTGGACCAAGAGACGTCGCCTATGTAGTGGTAGCACCAGACAATGATTGTGttattaataaagtaaaatCTTTCTTCCGTGAACTATCAACTACGTATGAA ATTTGTCGGCTAGGAAGGCATACACCTATCTCAAAAGCGTTACGCGATGGTATTCTTCGCGTTGGAAAAGCATCAATGCAGAAACAAGTCAAACAACCAATAGACGATTGGTTTAAACTTTTAGGAGAGAACCAATTAGGAGAACTATTGCGATTGTATGCGCAAGTCTGTAATCATCGATTAGCTCCATATTTAACACAGGTTATTCAAGATCGGAGTTTGTTAGATCCTGGAGACTCGCAACCGACAAACAAACAACAACAGCCGCAAACAACTATTCCTGTTACTGACACAATGCCAGCCACACCTGATGTAATGACAAACAAACCAGAATCAGTTG AAGGAGAAAATCCTAGGAGTGAAACACCATCGTCAAACACGACAACAAATACTAATTCTAATACCGGTAACACAACACCAACTTCACAAACTGCCACGATACACACTAATACAACATCGGGTCCAGATGAAGAGGAAATCGAGCCTCCAGCTATAGTCGTTTACTTAGTGGAACCTTTCTCATTGGGAGGTCCCGAAGATGCTGACCGACGAAGACTTGCTATTTTAGCTTTGTTACGTGCATATTCGACAGCAGTTAATAGCATGCCTGAAAATCTTAGATCCAATATCAACGTTCAG ATAATATCTTTGGAAAGTATAATGGAGTTAGGACGAGCTAGGGAAAGGCGCAAAATACAGGACGAGATGAGAGCTTTAGCGTTAAACGTGTTTCTACAGGGCCGCCGGTTATTAAATCATAATTCCACAGTGAAAAGTCTTACTGGTTTTGGTACCGCTGCCGCAGCAGACATTTTTCTTAAGAGTAAAGAT GAACGAAATAGAGCCCCGTACCGGTTGTACTCACCCGCCTACGTCTTGGCTCCACTACGGGCGAAAAGCGAAGCACCAGAGTCTTTCGGCATCGCTGGACCAGAAGAGTGTGCAGTTTTGTATCTCAGCTATTGTCTTAGCGAAGATCAATCATGGTTGCTTGCGGTTGCAACGGATGATAGAGGAGAAATATTTGAAACAGCTACTATCAACATCGATATAccaaatagaaagagaagaaaacgcGCCTCAGCCAGACGAATTGGATTACAAAAATTGATGGATTTCATACTTGGTGTAATGTCTCAAGGT GTACAACCTTGGAGGTTAGTAGTAGGTCGTGTAGGACGTATTGGACATGGTGAGCTGAAAGGTTGGAGCTGGCTACTATCCAGAAAAGCGCTTCTCAAAGCCTCTAAACACCTTAAAGAAATATGTGGCCAGTGCAGTCTTTTATATCCGTCAGCAGCACCTTGTGTGCTTAGCGCCTGTCTAGTCTCCCTTGAACCAGATTCAACTCTTAGGCTTATGGCTGATCAATTCACACCTGATGAAAGGTTTAGTCAGGCGTCAGTAAACTGCCAATTATCTACACCACAAGATGTTACATGCACTCATATTCTCGTTTTCCCTACATCTGCTACCACACAG TCATCACAGACTGCATTTCAAGAGCAGCATATTAATGGACCAGAATTAGGAGATGATGAGCTATTTTCTGCACTAAACGATGATATGCCAGAAGGTATGGAAGGTATGGGAGACTTCAATGACATCTTCAATGTATGGCCAGAGGCTGGTGCTGGTGGAGGCCAAAGCCCTGGTGGTAGCCCACATCGTCCTGAAGGATCCCCACTCGGTGGAGATGGTGGAGGTTCAGGATTAGGCAATCATGATGGCCCTGGTAGTCCGTTTCCATGTAGTAATACACCAAGA GTAGCAGTTGCCGAACAAGCAGAAGAAGTTGGAACTTTATTGCAGCAACCACTTGCTCTTGGTTACTTAGTATCTACTGCACCAACTGGACGAATGCCACCATGGTTTTGGTCAGCCTGTCCCCATTTAGAGGGTGTTTGCCCCGTGTTCTTGAAAAATGCCTTACATTTGCATAGTCCAGCAATACAGCAGAATAGTGATGACCTATTGCAACAACAAAGTGCACTCACTGCTCATCCATTAGATTCACAGTATACCACCGATGTGCTCAG ATATGTGCTGGAGGGATACAATGCACTGTCATGGCTCGCAGTGGATGCGAACACGAAGGATCGTTTATCCTGCTTACCAGTGCACGTACAAGCGCTCATGCAACTCTACCATGCAGCGGCAGCTCTCGTCTGA